A genomic segment from Neobacillus sp. YX16 encodes:
- a CDS encoding DinB family protein: protein MSELLFNNMELTRSFFIKNVEAVEEGLVDVQPEGFNNTIHWHIGHVLTAAESLIFNFPKSTNHLPVNYMELFARGTKPAEWKGDVPSISVLTSQLKEQLSRMKEIPVESLNVELKEPFLGQKTFGELVNFALFHENLHLGHIQAMKRVIETAK from the coding sequence ATGAGTGAACTTTTGTTTAATAATATGGAGCTTACAAGAAGTTTCTTTATCAAGAATGTAGAAGCGGTTGAGGAGGGTCTCGTTGACGTACAACCTGAAGGGTTTAATAACACCATTCATTGGCATATTGGACATGTGTTAACGGCGGCTGAGAGCTTGATTTTTAATTTTCCTAAAAGTACCAACCATTTACCAGTGAACTATATGGAATTATTCGCTAGAGGAACGAAACCAGCAGAATGGAAAGGAGATGTTCCTTCTATTTCAGTTTTAACTAGTCAGTTAAAAGAACAATTATCAAGAATGAAGGAGATTCCCGTTGAAAGTCTCAATGTGGAGTTAAAAGAGCCATTTCTTGGCCAAAAAACGTTTGGTGAACTTGTAAATTTTGCACTGTTTCATGAGAATTTGCATTTAGGACATATCCAAGCTATGAAACGTGTTATCGAAACTGCCAAATAG
- a CDS encoding nucleoside transporter C-terminal domain-containing protein, with translation MKYLLFLAAIVVIFLLAFIASNNKKRIKVKPLVTMLVLQLIFAFLLLNTEVGFVIITAVSSLFDHLLGYAAEGINFVFGGMANEGAGPFFINVLLPIVFISVLIGIAQYIKVLPFIIRYLGIILSKVNGLGKLESYNAVASAVFGQSEVFISVKKQLPYIPEHRLYTLCTSAMSTVSASILGAYMTMIDPKYVITALVLNLFGGFMVANIINPYEVSAEEDIIDVQEGEKQTFFEVLGEYIMDGFKVAIIVGAMLIGFVALISMINHVFDAIFGVSFQTVLGYVFSPLAFLVGVPAADMVKAGTIMATKLLSNEFVAMIDLGKIADSLSSRTVGIISVFLVSFANFSSIGIITGAVKGLNEAKGNQVAKFGLKLLYGATLVSLLTAAITSIML, from the coding sequence TTGAAGTATCTACTATTTTTGGCTGCAATTGTTGTTATTTTTTTGTTAGCCTTTATCGCAAGTAACAATAAGAAAAGGATCAAGGTTAAACCGCTTGTCACTATGTTAGTATTACAGCTTATTTTTGCCTTTTTGCTGCTTAATACAGAAGTTGGGTTTGTCATTATTACAGCAGTCTCTAGTTTGTTCGACCATCTTTTAGGTTATGCTGCAGAGGGAATAAACTTTGTTTTCGGAGGTATGGCGAATGAAGGTGCCGGTCCATTCTTCATAAATGTCCTCCTGCCAATTGTCTTTATTTCTGTATTAATAGGAATTGCACAGTATATCAAGGTTCTTCCTTTTATCATTCGATACCTTGGAATTATTTTAAGTAAGGTAAATGGATTAGGTAAGCTTGAATCCTATAATGCCGTTGCATCAGCCGTTTTCGGCCAGTCTGAGGTATTTATCTCTGTAAAAAAACAGCTTCCTTATATACCTGAACACCGCCTTTACACATTATGTACGTCAGCAATGTCAACGGTTTCTGCCTCCATTTTAGGGGCGTATATGACGATGATTGATCCGAAATATGTTATTACCGCATTGGTTTTAAACTTATTTGGCGGATTCATGGTTGCCAATATCATTAATCCTTACGAGGTTTCAGCGGAAGAAGATATTATAGATGTGCAAGAGGGAGAAAAACAAACCTTCTTCGAAGTTCTGGGCGAATATATAATGGATGGATTTAAAGTAGCCATTATTGTTGGAGCTATGTTGATCGGATTTGTTGCATTAATTAGTATGATTAATCATGTATTTGACGCTATCTTTGGAGTCAGCTTCCAGACGGTTCTAGGATATGTGTTTTCACCACTTGCCTTTCTCGTGGGTGTACCTGCGGCAGATATGGTTAAAGCTGGTACGATCATGGCTACCAAATTATTGTCAAATGAGTTTGTTGCGATGATCGATTTAGGAAAGATAGCAGATTCTCTATCCAGTAGAACAGTTGGGATTATTTCTGTATTCCTTGTATCGTTTGCAAACTTTTCATCCATTGGGATCATTACAGGGGCAGTAAAAGGACTGAATGAGGCGAAAGGAAATCAAGTTGCAAAGTTTGGACTTAAATTACTTTACGGTGCTACACTTGTAAGTTTATTAACAGCAGCAATCACAAGTATTATGTTATAA
- a CDS encoding DedA family protein, with product MKEFIFSVLEFLSELGYFGIALGLMIEVIPSEIVLGYGGYMISEGILGYPGAIIAGTIGGTLAQLFLYWAGYYGGRPFLEKYGKYVLIKKKQIDLSELWFKKYGVGVIFFARFIPIVRHAISIPAGIAKMSPTKFTLYTVAAVIPWTILFLYLGHALGENWSHIKEYAAQYTMPIIIGAVILGVIYYLIKKTKKTTTDS from the coding sequence ATGAAGGAATTTATTTTTTCAGTATTGGAGTTCTTATCAGAGTTAGGTTACTTCGGAATTGCACTAGGGTTAATGATAGAAGTTATTCCAAGTGAAATAGTCTTAGGTTACGGCGGTTATATGATTTCAGAAGGCATTCTTGGCTATCCAGGAGCAATCATTGCTGGGACGATTGGCGGAACATTAGCACAGCTATTCCTCTATTGGGCTGGGTATTATGGAGGACGTCCATTTTTAGAGAAGTACGGAAAGTATGTCTTAATTAAAAAGAAGCAAATTGACCTATCAGAACTATGGTTTAAAAAATATGGAGTCGGCGTCATTTTCTTTGCTCGATTTATTCCTATTGTCAGGCATGCTATATCCATTCCAGCTGGTATCGCTAAAATGTCCCCGACAAAATTTACACTTTATACAGTAGCAGCTGTTATTCCATGGACCATTCTATTCCTTTACTTGGGACATGCGTTAGGCGAGAATTGGTCACATATTAAAGAATATGCAGCACAGTATACAATGCCTATTATTATTGGAGCTGTTATTCTTGGTGTCATCTACTACTTAATAAAGAAAACTAAAAAAACAACCACTGATTCATAA